The following is a genomic window from Spirosoma foliorum.
TCGCAGGTCAATCTGCAAATTGCCGAAACCAACCGGGTCAATAATGATACGCTTTACCGAATTGCCTTACACAAGCTTGATCTCGGCAAGATTTCGCAGAACGACCTGTTACAGTTGCAGTTGAGCGTGCTCAATGCCGAAAAAGATCTGGCCTCGGCCCGGCAAACAGCAGCCGTAGCGTCGTTAAAACTGAAAACGTTTATAGGCTACCGCAATGAAGGGAACGATCGGGCTGTTATTGGTCAGACGCGCCCGCTAGAGCTGGCTATTCCGAACCAGATTCCCGATTTAACCGTCGATGTGAATCGGGCGATCAACGAAGCCACTGCCAATCGGGCGGCCGCCATTGCGTTTAAACGACGACTATTGGAGGCTGAGCGGGATCTGGAAAAAGCCCGAAAAAACAACGGCCTCAATGCGACACTCACCGCAGGCTTTGGTTTATCGAATCAAGGTCCTAACCTTATCGATGTGTACATCCGGCCGCAGAACCGCGAGTACGTATCGCTCCAGTTCACACTGCCCATTATGACCTGGGGGCGGGCACAGGCCATTGTCGAAACCGCCAGAGCAAACCGCGAACTGGCGCAGCAAACCGTTGAGCAGGACAAGCTAACTTTCGAACAGGAGATTTTTACGCAGGTGACGCTCTTACAGATGCTTCGCCAGCAAGTGACATTGACTGCCAAAGCCGACGAGATTGGCCAGAATCGATACCAGATTGCCCAGGATCGCTTCAAGTTAAGTGACCTGAGTGTTACGGATTTAGGCATTGCAACCCAGGAAAAAGACCGCGCCCGTCGCGATGCCATCCTGGCCCTGCGCGACTATTGGCAGGCGTATTACACGCTACGATTATTAACCTTATATGATTTTGACACAAACCAGAAAATAAAATGAAGGAGAAAAGGGAGGAAGGGGTAGAAAGGGAGGAGGATTAAAAAAATGTTCTTTCACCTATCTCCTTAATTCTTCCTCCCTCTCGTCCCTTTTCTCCTTCCTCCTTTAAAACTATGATCTCTCTCCAAAACATCGAAAAAGTTTACCGGACCAGCACCATTGAGACGCTGGCTTTGAACAACATCAACCTGGAAATCAAGAAAGGTGAGTTCGTCTCTATTATGGGGCCATCGGGTTGTGGTAAGAGTACGCTCCTGAACGTGATGGGCTTGCTGGATGAACCCTCTAAAGGTACGGTGCAACTGGATGGTCAGCCAGTGACGAAGTATACCGACAAAGAATTGGCACGACTGCGGAACCAGAAAATCGGCTTCATCTTCCAAAGCTTTCACCTCATTAACGACCTGTCGGTGCTCGACAATGTGGAGATTCCGTTGCTCTACCGCGCTACTAATGGCAAGCCGCGTCAGGATTATGCGAAAGAAGCGCTAACGAAAGTAGGGTTAAGTAACCGGATGAAGCACTTCCCGAAGCAACTATCGGGTGGGCAGAAGCAACGGGTGGCCATCGCCCGCGCCATAGTCGGCAACCCCGACATTATTCTGGCCGATGAGCCAACCGGTAACCTCGACAGTGCAATGGGCAACGAAATCATGAACATTCTCCAGCAACTCAACGACGAAGGAGCCACCATCGTAATGGTTACCCACGATGAACAAATGGCCAAACGCACCCACCGACTGGTGAGGTTGTTCGACGGAACGCAAGTTTTATAAAGAGCGAGAGAAT
Proteins encoded in this region:
- a CDS encoding TolC family protein, which translates into the protein MNRFYLVIFGLLGIVGQTSAQTTTLNEVLQLAQAQSVSAKRANTQQRTNIWAFRSFLAQYKPQLSLDGSLPNFTRSYVQVTQPDGNIQFEPVSYNNSILNLSLSQTIAPTGGTIFVQKQLQRFDNFIQDTKLYNGIPFGIGLSQPLFQFNPMRWDRKIQPLLYAEGNQQLIESLEQVSLTATNLYFDLLVSQVNLQIAETNRVNNDTLYRIALHKLDLGKISQNDLLQLQLSVLNAEKDLASARQTAAVASLKLKTFIGYRNEGNDRAVIGQTRPLELAIPNQIPDLTVDVNRAINEATANRAAAIAFKRRLLEAERDLEKARKNNGLNATLTAGFGLSNQGPNLIDVYIRPQNREYVSLQFTLPIMTWGRAQAIVETARANRELAQQTVEQDKLTFEQEIFTQVTLLQMLRQQVTLTAKADEIGQNRYQIAQDRFKLSDLSVTDLGIATQEKDRARRDAILALRDYWQAYYTLRLLTLYDFDTNQKIK
- a CDS encoding ABC transporter ATP-binding protein, with amino-acid sequence MISLQNIEKVYRTSTIETLALNNINLEIKKGEFVSIMGPSGCGKSTLLNVMGLLDEPSKGTVQLDGQPVTKYTDKELARLRNQKIGFIFQSFHLINDLSVLDNVEIPLLYRATNGKPRQDYAKEALTKVGLSNRMKHFPKQLSGGQKQRVAIARAIVGNPDIILADEPTGNLDSAMGNEIMNILQQLNDEGATIVMVTHDEQMAKRTHRLVRLFDGTQVL